The Sinorhizobium meliloti genome includes a window with the following:
- a CDS encoding IS701 family transposase — protein MQHLRTLFLDGLLGDERRKTGWMRAEAAGDPGPWRQQAILGRGRWDADGLRDIVREYVVENLATDDAVLVIDETGFLKQGKTSCGVARQYTGSAGKITNCQIGVFAAYVSVRGHASIDRALYLPKSWTGDPARLAAAHVPEVTAFATKPGLAVEVIRRALAANVPFSWVAADAVYGVGDVEGTLRRACKGYVLGVKSTTISAPGRGSLRSPAQHRRSPAISIQVHGSVFPPVRAPKARGFMTGRTANSPISMPTNTARRNRGFGPVAS, from the coding sequence TTGCAGCATCTGCGAACTCTTTTCCTGGACGGCTTGCTGGGTGACGAGCGGCGTAAGACAGGTTGGATGCGCGCTGAGGCGGCCGGTGATCCCGGCCCGTGGCGGCAACAAGCCATTCTGGGTCGCGGGCGTTGGGACGCGGACGGACTTCGCGACATCGTGCGAGAGTATGTTGTCGAAAACCTCGCCACAGATGATGCGGTCCTGGTCATCGACGAGACGGGCTTTCTCAAGCAGGGCAAGACATCGTGCGGTGTTGCACGTCAATATACAGGTTCGGCTGGCAAGATAACGAACTGCCAGATCGGTGTGTTCGCCGCCTATGTGTCCGTTCGCGGCCATGCCTCTATCGATCGAGCCCTGTACTTGCCCAAGAGCTGGACTGGCGATCCGGCAAGGCTTGCAGCAGCTCATGTTCCTGAGGTTACAGCCTTCGCTACCAAGCCAGGCCTGGCTGTCGAGGTGATACGGCGTGCGCTGGCAGCCAATGTGCCGTTTTCATGGGTGGCCGCAGATGCGGTCTATGGCGTCGGGGACGTTGAAGGGACCCTGCGGCGAGCCTGCAAAGGCTACGTTCTTGGGGTTAAATCGACCACCATTTCGGCTCCTGGTCGGGGAAGCCTCCGGTCGCCGGCACAGCACAGGAGATCGCCCGCGATCTCGATCCAAGTGCATGGCAGCGTCTTTCCGCCGGTGAGGGCACCAAAGGCGCGCGGCTTCATGACTGGGCGTACTGCGAACTCGCCGATCTCGATGCCGACGAATACAGCGAGACGAAATCGGGGCTTTGGACCCGTGGCCTCCTGA